One genomic window of Desulfuromonas sp. AOP6 includes the following:
- a CDS encoding TrkH family potassium uptake protein: MKFSLLGRLQTLSPAQALVTYYAVAILIGALLLRTPLAVKGEPLSFLDALFTATSAQCVTGLIVVDTGTRFSLFGQGVILLLIQVGGLGIMTFSVYLFIYLRVGISARGRWIIHETLMHTPISSWRELIKGIFLMTLVIEAIGTALLSLAFVPRLGLAEGIYSALFHSISAFCNAGFSLFPDSLVGFRDDPLVNLTVMSLIILGGIGFLVIRELRQILTTPKRQKNKPRLSLHSRIVLSTTAFLIAYGTICLFFLENGHSLAGMSRLESFWTALFQSVTTRTAGFNTIELNSFRVPTLFLMMFLMFIGASPGSAGGGVKTTSLALFFAVLYSRLKGSPHISLFRRTIPDDVIAKALTLVILAVILMGLALFGLLIVHPQSAPGAEEREFLNFAFEVVSAFGTVGLSTGATASLGEWGKGIIIVLMFVGRVGLLTVAFAIAGRTRRHAPRYAEENIMIG; the protein is encoded by the coding sequence ATGAAATTCTCCCTGCTGGGCCGTCTCCAGACCCTTTCCCCGGCCCAGGCCCTCGTTACCTATTATGCCGTGGCCATTCTCATCGGCGCCCTGCTTCTGCGAACGCCCCTGGCCGTAAAAGGGGAGCCTCTCTCCTTTCTCGACGCTCTCTTCACCGCGACCTCAGCCCAGTGCGTCACCGGCCTGATCGTCGTCGATACGGGCACGCGCTTCAGTCTCTTCGGTCAGGGAGTCATTCTGCTCCTCATCCAGGTGGGCGGTCTGGGCATCATGACCTTCTCCGTCTACCTCTTCATCTACCTGCGCGTCGGCATCAGTGCCCGCGGACGCTGGATCATCCATGAAACTCTGATGCACACCCCCATCAGCTCCTGGCGGGAACTGATCAAGGGCATCTTCCTGATGACCCTGGTGATCGAGGCCATCGGTACGGCTCTGCTTTCCCTGGCCTTTGTACCCCGACTGGGCCTGGCTGAGGGCATTTACAGCGCCTTATTTCACTCCATATCCGCCTTCTGCAACGCCGGTTTTTCCCTCTTTCCCGACAGCCTGGTCGGTTTCCGCGACGACCCCCTTGTCAATCTGACCGTGATGAGTCTCATCATTCTGGGTGGCATCGGTTTTCTCGTTATCCGCGAACTGCGGCAGATTTTGACCACCCCGAAGAGGCAAAAAAACAAGCCGCGACTCTCCCTGCACAGCCGCATTGTGCTCAGCACCACCGCCTTTCTCATCGCCTACGGCACCATCTGCCTCTTTTTCCTGGAAAATGGTCATTCTCTAGCCGGCATGTCGCGCCTGGAAAGCTTCTGGACCGCCCTTTTTCAATCGGTGACGACCCGCACGGCGGGTTTCAACACCATTGAGCTGAACAGTTTCAGGGTTCCCACCCTCTTTCTCATGATGTTTCTGATGTTCATCGGCGCCTCCCCCGGCTCGGCTGGAGGGGGAGTCAAAACCACCAGCCTGGCCCTCTTCTTTGCCGTGCTCTACAGCCGGCTCAAGGGCTCGCCCCACATCAGCCTTTTCCGGCGCACCATTCCCGATGACGTCATCGCCAAGGCCCTTACCCTTGTCATCCTGGCCGTCATCCTCATGGGCCTGGCCCTCTTCGGCCTGCTCATCGTGCATCCGCAGAGCGCTCCGGGGGCGGAAGAGCGGGAGTTTCTCAACTTTGCCTTCGAGGTCGTCTCGGCCTTCGGCACGGTGGGGCTCTCCACCGGCGCGACGGCCAGCCTGGGAGAGTGGGGGAAGGGTATTATCATTGTACTGATGTTTGTCGGCCGCGTCGGTCTGCTGACTGTCGCCTTCGCCATTGCGGGTCGAACCCGGCGCCACGCCCCACGCTACGCGGAAGAAAACATCATGATCGGCTGA
- a CDS encoding response regulator transcription factor, which produces MSMDPLTILIADDNPKDFEFLEQLVQGLEVPCQIERAHNGKVALEKALRLDTPLVVSDIQMPELNGIEFARALWEQKPMARIIFWSQYKDEMYVRALTSIVPPETVYGYVLKSNTRERIASAVQTVLIDEQCWIDPEVRKVQGRAGHRQTALSDIEYEALVDISLGLTDNLIAQRRYLSRRGVQSRLNTLYAKLGLDQEQFHSEKFGDAFNLRNRAVSVALRRGLINAFELEHEEEELQGWLKKFRSSKRV; this is translated from the coding sequence ATGTCCATGGATCCCCTGACCATACTCATTGCCGATGACAATCCCAAGGACTTCGAGTTTCTTGAGCAGCTCGTGCAGGGCCTCGAAGTCCCCTGCCAGATCGAACGGGCCCACAACGGCAAGGTTGCGCTGGAAAAAGCCTTGCGCCTGGACACACCCCTTGTGGTCAGCGACATCCAGATGCCAGAACTTAACGGCATTGAATTCGCCCGCGCCCTCTGGGAGCAGAAGCCCATGGCCCGCATCATCTTCTGGAGCCAATACAAGGACGAAATGTACGTGCGCGCCCTCACCAGCATCGTACCGCCGGAGACGGTGTACGGCTACGTCCTCAAATCCAATACCCGTGAGCGCATCGCCTCGGCAGTGCAGACCGTACTTATCGACGAACAGTGCTGGATCGACCCCGAGGTGCGCAAGGTGCAAGGGCGGGCCGGCCATCGGCAGACGGCGCTCTCCGACATCGAATACGAGGCCCTGGTGGACATTTCTCTCGGCCTGACCGACAACCTCATTGCCCAGCGCCGCTACCTGTCGCGCCGGGGCGTACAAAGCCGTCTCAACACCCTCTACGCCAAACTGGGACTTGATCAGGAACAATTTCACAGTGAAAAGTTTGGCGATGCCTTCAACCTGCGCAACCGGGCCGTATCCGTCGCTCTGCGCCGGGGTCTGATCAACGCCTTTGAGCTGGAGCACGAGGAAGAGGAACTGCAGGGCTGGCTGAAAAAGTTTCGCAGCAGCAAGCGGGTTTAG
- a CDS encoding HAMP domain-containing protein: protein MRLALKHQIILAPATVLLLMSLALAFLQYTYWDLSVKRQEARRLGMVFIALAEADLASQRMQGISLQLARDHFVDIRVLEEMIQLHHHLAEAIVRVKDLLILPESTRALLAQAVDDLNPEDGLNSKKMLDALSLLRPQIVSLVEMAQDRRERLRNTQTKDIDELVEHTALVSLVVLGAALFLGILLSRFFGRRILKRIQFISDSAGRIAGGDLTPLTPPARVDDELDELALSINRMTDQLIRVIGTEKLLEGAEEERRRIAMDIHDQTLSDLSSILRGIQDLQSKNPEAAEGLRLEEDLQRAMANLREIMDNLHPQTLDILGLGAALESHLERHLSKQNLPEYHLYISPEADQAPLSRLDRLNLYRIALEAIHNVIRHAQASRYEINLDVRNGELVLSIEDNGIGFTAPPQNGRSGRGLHNIRERAKVIGSTVQWGPSRFSTGTRFELIRPLKSQPQED, encoded by the coding sequence ATGCGACTCGCTCTTAAACACCAAATTATTCTCGCCCCGGCCACAGTTCTGCTGCTGATGTCTCTGGCCCTGGCCTTTCTGCAATACACCTACTGGGATCTCTCCGTCAAACGCCAGGAGGCACGCCGTCTGGGCATGGTCTTCATCGCCCTGGCCGAAGCCGACCTGGCCTCTCAGCGCATGCAGGGAATCTCTCTGCAGCTGGCCCGGGATCATTTCGTCGACATCCGGGTATTGGAAGAAATGATTCAGCTGCACCACCACCTGGCAGAAGCCATTGTTCGGGTTAAGGATTTGCTTATTCTGCCGGAAAGCACCAGGGCCCTGCTCGCCCAGGCCGTGGACGACCTCAATCCGGAAGACGGCTTGAACTCGAAAAAGATGCTTGACGCCCTCTCCCTGCTGCGACCGCAAATCGTTTCTCTGGTGGAGATGGCGCAGGATCGGCGCGAGCGGCTGCGCAATACCCAGACCAAAGATATCGACGAACTGGTTGAACACACGGCCCTGGTCTCCCTGGTGGTGTTGGGCGCGGCGCTTTTCCTCGGCATCCTGCTTTCCCGTTTTTTCGGGCGCCGGATTCTCAAGCGCATCCAGTTCATTTCCGACAGTGCCGGACGCATTGCCGGCGGGGACCTGACCCCGCTGACACCGCCGGCGCGGGTCGATGATGAGCTGGACGAACTGGCGCTCTCCATCAACCGTATGACCGATCAGCTGATCCGCGTGATCGGCACCGAAAAGCTGCTCGAAGGAGCGGAAGAGGAGCGGCGGCGCATCGCCATGGACATCCACGACCAGACCCTCTCCGACCTTTCCTCGATTCTGCGCGGCATTCAGGACCTGCAGTCAAAGAATCCGGAGGCGGCCGAAGGCCTTCGGCTGGAAGAAGACCTGCAGCGGGCCATGGCCAACCTGAGGGAGATCATGGATAACCTCCACCCGCAAACCCTGGATATCCTCGGCCTGGGGGCGGCTTTGGAATCCCATCTCGAACGGCATTTATCCAAGCAGAATCTGCCCGAATACCATCTTTACATATCCCCCGAGGCTGATCAGGCGCCTCTGTCCCGGCTGGACCGTCTCAACCTCTACCGCATCGCCCTCGAGGCCATTCACAATGTAATACGCCACGCCCAGGCCAGCCGCTATGAAATCAACCTCGATGTCCGTAACGGCGAACTGGTGCTCTCCATCGAAGACAACGGCATCGGCTTTACCGCTCCCCCGCAGAACGGTCGGTCCGGCCGAGGCCTGCACAATATCCGCGAACGGGCCAAGGTGATCGGCTCCACCGTCCAGTGGGGACCATCCCGTTTCTCCACCGGTACCCGTTTCGAACTGATACGACCCCTTAAATCCCAGCCCCAGGAGGACTGA
- a CDS encoding bifunctional diguanylate cyclase/phosphodiesterase, with amino-acid sequence MTEKTIFFFLIRSTFSGMALLVFTSAIQKWFLGGWALALNPRAYIASSLIGALFGLLFGLWHVRLHRATTRYRLISDFSSDCVYLQRPDGSFSYLSPACLSISGFSPQEFLDQPGLVEKIIHPDDLPLWQSQLEDARDALAESSREMRLLTREGQLQWIEHTCRPIKYTKGGIAIRGSIRNTTERRRIEQELRESEARYLDLLENANDLIQSTSSSGKILYVNRAWREALGYTLEESQNLHMSQFIHADSTDHCLMTFQELLAGKKVGRLEAEFVTKKGEKILIEGSVNCRFENGRPVATRGIFRDITERKKAEARIERLAYYDTLTNLPNRDLFHDRLEQELARARRHKHMVGVAFLDLDHFKSINDSLGHAQGDLLLKEVAKRLAVAIRESDTVSRFGGDEFAFLLPDLKIESDAAMVADKVLEQFAHPFQLSRMAVTITPSLGLATFPRSGRDADTLLKNADAAMYQAKSRGRNTYQFFSDEMNAKALQRLLLTNDLRLALERDELFLEYQPQMDMAQNRLLGFEALLRWNHPENGLISPGSFIPLAEETNLILPIGRWVLKTACEQSLIWEKILGPVTIAVNLSPKQFKEPNLVQMVKQTLAETGLNPSHLELELTESMLMDNAGDTVETLRKLRSLGIRLSIDDFGTGYSSLNYLKHFPIDRLKIDQSFISGVPEDHDDAAITASVIALARSLNLQVLAEGVETPAQLDYLLQKGCTDMQGFLCSRPLSAEAVHAFVASLTRN; translated from the coding sequence ATGACTGAAAAAACAATCTTTTTTTTCCTTATCCGATCCACCTTCTCCGGCATGGCCCTTCTGGTCTTCACGTCGGCCATACAGAAATGGTTTCTGGGCGGGTGGGCTCTTGCCCTCAACCCCCGGGCCTACATCGCGTCTTCTTTGATTGGCGCACTTTTCGGTCTTCTTTTCGGACTCTGGCATGTCCGTCTGCATCGCGCCACCACCCGTTATCGCCTCATCTCTGACTTTTCCTCCGACTGCGTCTATCTGCAGAGACCGGATGGCAGCTTCTCCTATCTGTCTCCGGCCTGTCTTTCCATTTCCGGGTTTTCGCCGCAGGAGTTTCTCGACCAACCCGGGCTCGTAGAAAAAATCATTCACCCCGACGACCTGCCCCTGTGGCAGAGCCAACTGGAGGACGCCCGCGACGCACTGGCGGAATCTTCCCGAGAAATGCGCCTGCTCACGCGAGAAGGCCAGCTGCAATGGATTGAACACACCTGCCGACCCATCAAATACACCAAGGGAGGCATAGCCATCCGTGGCAGCATCCGTAACACGACCGAGCGCCGCCGCATTGAGCAGGAACTCCGGGAGAGTGAGGCCCGCTATCTGGATCTTCTGGAAAATGCCAACGATCTCATCCAGAGCACCTCGTCCTCGGGCAAAATTCTCTATGTCAATCGGGCCTGGCGCGAGGCGCTGGGTTATACCCTGGAAGAGTCGCAGAACCTCCACATGTCCCAGTTTATTCATGCCGACAGCACTGATCACTGCCTCATGACGTTCCAAGAACTGCTCGCCGGTAAAAAGGTGGGACGCCTCGAAGCTGAGTTTGTCACCAAAAAGGGCGAAAAAATTCTTATCGAAGGAAGCGTTAACTGCCGCTTTGAAAACGGCAGGCCTGTCGCCACCCGCGGCATTTTTCGGGATATTACCGAGCGCAAGAAAGCGGAGGCGCGCATCGAGCGGCTGGCCTATTACGATACCCTCACCAATCTGCCCAACCGCGACCTCTTCCACGACCGCCTTGAACAGGAGCTGGCCAGGGCCCGGCGGCACAAACACATGGTGGGGGTGGCTTTTCTTGACCTCGATCACTTCAAATCCATCAACGACTCCCTCGGGCACGCCCAGGGCGATCTGCTGCTCAAGGAAGTTGCCAAACGGCTGGCTGTGGCGATTCGCGAAAGCGATACGGTTTCGCGTTTCGGCGGCGATGAGTTCGCCTTTCTCCTCCCCGACCTGAAAATTGAAAGCGACGCCGCCATGGTCGCCGACAAGGTCCTTGAGCAATTCGCTCACCCTTTCCAGCTGAGCCGTATGGCGGTCACCATAACACCCAGCCTGGGGCTGGCGACCTTTCCAAGAAGCGGCCGGGACGCCGACACCCTCCTCAAAAATGCGGACGCCGCCATGTATCAGGCCAAAAGCCGGGGGCGCAACACCTACCAGTTTTTCTCTGACGAGATGAACGCCAAGGCATTGCAGCGACTGCTGTTGACCAATGATTTACGTTTGGCACTGGAAAGAGATGAGTTGTTCCTGGAATATCAACCCCAAATGGATATGGCGCAGAACCGCCTCCTTGGCTTTGAAGCTCTGCTGCGCTGGAATCACCCGGAAAACGGGTTGATTTCTCCCGGCAGCTTTATCCCTCTGGCCGAAGAGACGAATCTAATACTCCCCATCGGCCGCTGGGTGCTGAAAACCGCCTGTGAACAGAGCCTGATCTGGGAAAAAATTCTGGGCCCGGTCACCATAGCCGTCAACCTGTCCCCAAAACAGTTCAAGGAACCCAATCTGGTCCAGATGGTCAAGCAGACCCTGGCCGAAACGGGCCTGAACCCAAGCCATCTGGAACTGGAATTGACGGAAAGCATGCTGATGGATAACGCCGGGGATACTGTCGAGACCCTCAGGAAACTCAGGTCGCTGGGGATTCGCCTCTCCATCGACGATTTCGGCACCGGCTATTCGTCCCTCAACTACCTCAAACATTTTCCTATCGACCGTCTCAAGATCGATCAGTCCTTCATCAGCGGCGTGCCCGAAGACCATGATGATGCCGCTATCACAGCCTCCGTCATTGCCCTGGCCCGCAGCCTCAATCTCCAGGTCCTGGCCGAGGGCGTGGAAACGCCTGCGCAGCTTGACTATCTTCTGCAAAAGGGCTGTACCGACATGCAGGGCTTTCTCTGTTCTCGCCCGCTGTCTGCCGAAGCAGTGCATGCCTTTGTGGCCAGCCTGACCAGAAACTGA
- a CDS encoding ribonuclease Z (member of metallo-beta-lactamase family; the purified enzyme from Escherichia coli forms dimeric zinc phosphodiesterase; in Bacillus subtilis this protein is a 3'-tRNA processing endoribonuclease and is essential while in Escherichia coli it is not; associates with two zinc ions): MRSVFYPQLINGPFGDPALYVRHAHHREALLFDCGDLHLLPPGCRNRIGAVFISHAHIDHLIGFDSLLRGFLYSDHTLFLYGPPGIIDRIGHRLAGYTWNLFDDLAFTLVVREWGEGAGKEVRFEAARAFAAGEPTAFDCTGGLLHQTPHYQVRAVPLAHGDITSLAFSLEESLHIAIHKNALEREGLLPGPWLTRFKDLWRQGTDKEALLEVPLASGGTLHVSLGQLHRAIAHSEQGMKIAYATDASPSEENMQTIITLARQAHLLVIEAVFAHTDLDRARQRNHLTARLSGEIARAAEARKLLVFHHSPRYLHGEELLLNEAMAAFSGLNTTEGRQDPETP; the protein is encoded by the coding sequence ATGCGCTCCGTCTTCTACCCACAACTGATCAATGGTCCCTTCGGCGACCCGGCTCTCTACGTTCGCCACGCGCACCACAGGGAGGCCCTGCTCTTTGACTGCGGCGACCTGCATCTGCTGCCGCCAGGATGCCGAAACCGCATCGGCGCGGTTTTCATCTCCCATGCCCATATCGACCACCTTATCGGCTTCGACAGCCTGCTGCGCGGCTTTCTCTACAGCGACCATACCCTCTTCCTCTACGGTCCACCCGGCATCATTGATCGCATCGGCCACCGGCTGGCCGGCTATACCTGGAACCTCTTTGACGACCTGGCTTTCACACTGGTCGTGCGCGAATGGGGCGAAGGCGCTGGTAAAGAGGTCCGTTTCGAGGCCGCCAGGGCTTTTGCCGCTGGCGAGCCCACAGCATTCGACTGCACCGGCGGCCTTTTGCACCAGACCCCTCACTACCAGGTGCGCGCCGTTCCACTGGCCCATGGCGACATCACCTCGCTCGCTTTCAGCCTGGAGGAATCCCTGCACATCGCCATCCACAAGAACGCCCTCGAAAGGGAAGGCCTGCTGCCAGGCCCCTGGCTGACCCGCTTCAAGGACCTATGGCGCCAGGGAACCGACAAGGAGGCTCTGCTGGAGGTTCCTCTTGCCAGCGGAGGGACTTTACACGTATCCTTAGGACAGCTTCATCGTGCCATCGCCCACAGCGAGCAGGGCATGAAGATCGCCTATGCCACGGATGCCTCTCCTTCCGAAGAGAACATGCAGACCATCATCACGCTGGCGAGACAGGCTCACCTGCTGGTCATCGAAGCGGTCTTTGCCCACACCGACCTTGACCGGGCCAGACAAAGGAATCATTTGACGGCCCGACTTTCCGGGGAGATCGCCCGAGCCGCCGAAGCAAGAAAACTTCTCGTTTTTCACCACTCTCCCCGCTACCTGCATGGTGAAGAGCTGCTTCTAAACGAAGCAATGGCCGCCTTTTCGGGCTTGAATACAACAGAAGGCCGACAGGATCCCGAAACACCATGA